A genomic stretch from Halorhodospira halophila SL1 includes:
- a CDS encoding ATP-grasp domain-containing protein, whose translation MMKFGVINPQPYMEPALAELEQHFGVERIYPKGWGAREIEATARHCHEQGVVAVAGFAQKDAFHHLLINERLGNPVPSRVAFFYCMNKYLMRTLERDPFFYAPVDPLQESDDQIAARVPAHEWPFMLKNTSLSLGRGIFRIASVDELQRVLADYRQDHELQRALARQYAAYLDGVPPQQVPALAPPFIAEHLVDINRATEYCYEGYITNDGEVVHYGLTEEVYFSNHQALGYLTPPVSISRDMADTIEAWVSAYMRRLADLGYRNQFFNLEFWVMPDGALHLTEINPRAAHTYHYNYRYSFGNSLYADNLLLAAGEQPARPTPWDRWRAGGSYRYTLIVLITARESGRVDEILDYDYVDALEAEQGVLVRHVRRRDEVIDESELSAAGVMLQQLWITAPSSVEIIAREREIRSRIYRNRQDAVAYPPFWRI comes from the coding sequence ATGATGAAGTTCGGCGTGATCAATCCTCAGCCTTATATGGAGCCGGCGCTCGCCGAGCTGGAGCAGCACTTTGGCGTTGAGCGCATCTATCCCAAGGGCTGGGGCGCCCGGGAGATCGAGGCCACGGCTCGGCACTGTCACGAGCAGGGGGTGGTTGCCGTTGCCGGTTTCGCCCAGAAGGACGCCTTCCATCACCTGCTGATCAACGAGCGCCTGGGCAATCCGGTGCCCTCGCGGGTCGCCTTCTTCTACTGCATGAACAAGTATCTGATGCGCACCCTGGAGCGGGATCCCTTCTTCTATGCCCCGGTCGACCCGCTCCAGGAAAGCGATGACCAGATCGCCGCGCGGGTGCCCGCGCACGAGTGGCCCTTCATGCTCAAGAACACCTCCCTGTCGCTCGGCCGGGGGATCTTCCGCATCGCTAGCGTCGACGAGTTGCAGCGGGTGCTCGCCGACTACCGGCAGGATCATGAACTGCAGCGGGCGCTGGCACGCCAATATGCAGCCTATCTTGATGGTGTTCCGCCGCAGCAGGTGCCGGCCCTGGCGCCGCCGTTCATCGCCGAGCACCTGGTCGATATCAACCGCGCCACCGAGTACTGTTACGAGGGATATATCACCAATGATGGCGAGGTGGTTCACTACGGTCTGACCGAAGAGGTCTACTTCTCCAATCATCAGGCGCTGGGGTATCTGACCCCGCCGGTCTCCATCAGCCGGGACATGGCCGATACGATTGAAGCGTGGGTCTCGGCGTACATGCGTCGGCTGGCGGACCTCGGTTACCGCAACCAGTTCTTCAACCTGGAGTTCTGGGTGATGCCCGACGGCGCACTGCACCTGACCGAGATCAATCCGCGGGCCGCGCACACCTATCACTACAACTACCGTTACTCCTTCGGCAACTCGCTCTACGCAGACAATCTCCTGCTGGCCGCCGGCGAGCAGCCGGCGAGGCCCACACCCTGGGATCGCTGGCGGGCCGGCGGATCCTACCGGTATACGTTGATCGTGCTGATCACTGCGCGGGAGTCAGGACGCGTTGATGAGATCCTCGATTACGACTATGTCGACGCCCTGGAGGCCGAGCAAGGGGTCCTGGTCCGGCATGTGCGTCGGCGCGATGAGGTCATCGATGAGTCCGAGTTGTCGGCCGCGGGCGTGATGCTCCAGCAGCTCTGGATTACCGCCCCTAGCTCCGTGGAGATCATCGCCCGGGAGCGGGAGATCCGCTCGCGCATCTACCGCAACCGGCAAGATGCCGTGGCCTATCCCCCCTTCTGGCGGATTTAG
- the phoR gene encoding phosphate regulon sensor histidine kinase PhoR: protein MTRNPWPGYLLTLLGVATLWAGVGLATGWWVESLAALLAMGYLWNEYQLWRLERWLRVGRKLDPPISRGVWGEVFHALHRRQRRQRERRHRLRRVIREYRDSAKAMPDATLVLYADDRVLWWNNAARHLLGLTWPGDEGQRISNLLRQPEFKEFLDTATEHTAPLTMPSPVSPRRTLELRLVPYGRNQRLLIARDISRTQRLETIRRDFVANVSHELKTPLTVIYGVAEEMGEELAPEQPAWAGSIRLLQDQSARMQRLVQDLLTLSRLETGSLAVEEDPVDMKVLLEEVCAEAQTLSGEHQHRIELDAEPGVFVRGSYGELRSAVSNLVSNAVRYTPAGGTIRVRWRADAHSARCGVADSGIGIPREHIPRITERFYRVDKGRSNATGGTGLGLAIVKHVMHRHGGWLNVDSEPDQGSTFTLVFPARILEHRGGSSNRHLAFTGR, encoded by the coding sequence ATGACGCGCAATCCCTGGCCAGGGTATCTGCTGACGCTGCTCGGTGTGGCCACGCTCTGGGCGGGCGTGGGGCTGGCCACCGGGTGGTGGGTGGAGTCCCTGGCGGCCCTGCTGGCGATGGGCTACCTGTGGAACGAGTACCAGCTTTGGCGGCTCGAGCGGTGGCTGCGCGTCGGCCGCAAGCTCGACCCGCCGATCTCCCGCGGGGTCTGGGGGGAGGTGTTCCACGCCCTGCATCGCCGACAGCGCCGACAGCGTGAGCGCCGGCACCGACTGCGCCGGGTGATCCGGGAGTATCGTGACTCTGCCAAGGCGATGCCGGATGCCACGCTGGTGCTCTATGCCGACGATCGGGTCCTCTGGTGGAACAATGCCGCGCGCCACCTGTTGGGGCTGACCTGGCCGGGGGATGAGGGGCAGCGGATCAGCAATCTGCTCCGGCAGCCGGAGTTCAAGGAGTTCCTGGATACCGCCACCGAGCACACAGCCCCGCTGACCATGCCGTCGCCGGTCAGTCCGCGCAGGACCCTGGAGTTGCGGCTGGTCCCCTACGGGCGCAATCAGCGGTTGCTCATTGCCCGGGACATCAGCCGCACACAGCGGCTGGAGACGATCCGGCGGGATTTCGTCGCCAATGTCTCCCACGAACTGAAGACCCCGCTGACCGTGATCTACGGCGTTGCCGAGGAGATGGGCGAGGAGCTAGCCCCGGAGCAGCCCGCCTGGGCCGGGTCGATCCGCTTGCTCCAGGATCAGTCAGCGCGGATGCAGCGCCTGGTGCAGGATCTGCTCACCCTGTCCCGCCTGGAGACCGGATCGCTGGCGGTGGAAGAGGATCCGGTGGATATGAAGGTGCTGCTCGAGGAGGTCTGCGCCGAGGCGCAGACTCTATCCGGGGAGCACCAACACCGGATCGAACTCGACGCCGAGCCGGGTGTGTTCGTCCGGGGCTCCTACGGGGAGTTGCGCAGCGCGGTGTCGAATCTGGTCTCCAACGCCGTGCGCTACACGCCGGCCGGCGGCACCATCCGCGTGCGGTGGCGCGCCGATGCCCACTCGGCCCGTTGCGGGGTGGCGGACAGCGGGATCGGCATCCCCCGCGAGCACATCCCGCGGATCACCGAGCGCTTCTACCGCGTCGACAAGGGCCGGTCCAACGCCACCGGCGGCACCGGTCTGGGGCTGGCCATCGTCAAGCACGTGATGCACCGCCACGGTGGCTGGCTGAACGTCGACAGCGAGCCCGATCAGGGATCGACCTTCACGCTGGTCTTCCCGGCGCGCATCCTGGAACACCGGGGCGGTTCATCCAATCGTCACCTCGCCTTCACCGGCCGGTAA
- the phoB gene encoding phosphate regulon transcriptional regulator PhoB translates to MAVRILVVEDDPAVREMLITSLERQGFEVIPAVDAMQGSEQLRQRPPDLILLDWMLPQVSGVEWARELKEDDQTRQIPIILLTARGEEEDKVRGFDSGVDDYVTKPFSPRELAARVKAVLRRTAPSTADTPLEAAGLRLDPVSHRVTGHGQSLELGPTEYRLLRFFMAHPDRVFTRTQLLDQVWGTNVYVEERTVDVHIRRLRKILATTGHDGLVQTVRGAGYRFSEQT, encoded by the coding sequence ATGGCAGTACGGATTCTCGTGGTCGAGGACGACCCGGCGGTGCGAGAGATGCTGATCACCTCCCTGGAGCGGCAGGGGTTCGAGGTCATCCCGGCGGTCGATGCCATGCAGGGCTCGGAGCAGTTGCGCCAACGTCCGCCGGATCTGATCCTGCTCGACTGGATGCTCCCCCAGGTTAGCGGCGTGGAGTGGGCACGGGAACTCAAGGAGGACGACCAGACCCGGCAGATCCCCATCATCCTGCTGACCGCCCGCGGTGAAGAGGAAGACAAGGTGCGCGGCTTCGACTCCGGGGTGGATGACTACGTCACGAAGCCGTTTTCGCCCCGAGAGCTGGCTGCACGGGTCAAGGCGGTCCTGCGGCGCACGGCCCCGTCGACGGCCGATACTCCCTTGGAGGCGGCCGGTCTGCGCCTGGATCCGGTCAGCCACCGGGTTACCGGCCACGGTCAGTCGCTGGAGCTCGGTCCCACGGAGTACCGCCTTCTGCGCTTCTTCATGGCCCACCCCGATCGCGTCTTTACGCGCACGCAGCTGCTGGATCAGGTCTGGGGGACTAATGTCTACGTCGAGGAGCGCACCGTGGACGTGCACATCCGGCGGCTGCGCAAGATCCTCGCCACCACCGGGCACGATGGGTTGGTGCAGACGGTGCGGGGGGCCGGGTACCGTTTCTCGGAGCAGACTTAA
- the phoU gene encoding phosphate signaling complex protein PhoU, with the protein MTDENPTEKSFFQEHISQRFNAELEAIHDRVLTMGGLVEQQLGDAVTGMAEAKTELAEKVVTSDYQVNAMEVALDEDCTQILVRRQPTASDLRLVMAVIKTITDLERIGDEAERIGRMALHFLELDRESGPISELGEMGEHVRGMLRGALDAFARMDVEEAVRVAQQDIQADSQYEVIVHRLMDQMMRNPETVPRVMDVMWTARSLERIGDRARNICEYVVYFVRGKNVRHTSFEQMAQEATGDRH; encoded by the coding sequence ATGACCGACGAGAACCCCACCGAAAAGAGCTTCTTCCAGGAGCACATCTCCCAGCGGTTCAACGCCGAGCTGGAGGCGATCCACGACCGCGTCCTGACCATGGGTGGCCTCGTCGAACAGCAGCTCGGCGATGCTGTGACGGGGATGGCGGAGGCCAAGACCGAACTCGCCGAGAAGGTGGTCACCAGCGATTACCAGGTGAATGCGATGGAGGTGGCCCTGGATGAGGATTGCACCCAGATCCTTGTCCGCCGACAGCCGACCGCCTCGGATCTTCGTCTGGTCATGGCCGTTATCAAGACCATCACGGATCTCGAGCGCATCGGCGATGAGGCCGAGCGGATCGGGCGCATGGCGCTGCACTTCCTCGAGCTGGACCGCGAGAGCGGCCCCATCAGCGAACTCGGCGAGATGGGCGAGCACGTCCGGGGGATGCTACGCGGTGCCTTGGACGCTTTTGCACGGATGGATGTGGAGGAGGCGGTGCGCGTGGCGCAGCAGGATATCCAGGCGGACAGCCAGTACGAGGTCATCGTCCATCGGCTAATGGACCAGATGATGCGCAATCCGGAGACGGTGCCGCGGGTCATGGATGTGATGTGGACGGCCCGCTCCCTGGAGCGCATCGGGGATCGCGCGCGGAATATCTGCGAGTACGTCGTCTACTTCGTCCGCGGCAAGAACGTGCGGCACACCAGCTTCGAGCAGATGGCCCAGGAGGCGACCGGCGACCGCCACTGA
- a CDS encoding PstS family phosphate ABC transporter substrate-binding protein yields MWKRGWIAGLTSAALLSAAPAFAGEVDENLPDYERVSGISGNLGSQGSDTLNNLMTLWAEEFQDFYPNVSVEIEGAGSGTAPVALAEGTANFGPMSRDMRSSEIEDFEDAHGYEPTKVRVAIDTIAVFVNRDNPIDGLTMEQVDGMFSETQRCGGDDITRWGDVGLDGAWSNRDIILYSRNAVSGTYGFFRENALCDGDFKDAINEQPGSASVVQGVSESLNGIGYSGIGYKTSGVKAIALGDDEDNLYEPNAENAVSGDYPLSRFLYVYVNKDPNGELPPIEREFLRLVLSKEGQEVVRRDGFIPMPAEAAEREKERLGL; encoded by the coding sequence ATGTGGAAGAGAGGTTGGATCGCAGGGTTGACCAGCGCGGCTCTGCTCTCGGCCGCCCCGGCGTTCGCCGGCGAAGTCGATGAGAACCTGCCGGACTACGAGCGCGTCTCGGGGATCTCCGGCAACCTGGGCAGCCAGGGTTCGGACACCCTGAACAACTTGATGACCCTCTGGGCCGAGGAGTTCCAGGACTTCTACCCCAATGTCTCGGTCGAGATCGAGGGTGCAGGCTCCGGGACTGCGCCGGTCGCGCTCGCGGAAGGCACGGCGAATTTCGGCCCCATGAGCCGGGATATGCGCTCCTCGGAGATCGAGGATTTCGAGGACGCCCACGGTTATGAGCCGACCAAGGTGCGCGTGGCCATCGATACCATCGCGGTCTTCGTCAACCGCGACAATCCCATCGATGGGCTGACCATGGAGCAGGTCGACGGGATGTTCTCCGAGACTCAGCGCTGCGGTGGTGACGACATCACCCGCTGGGGCGATGTGGGTCTGGACGGCGCCTGGTCGAATCGCGACATCATCCTCTATAGCCGCAACGCCGTCTCGGGGACCTACGGCTTTTTCCGCGAGAACGCCCTGTGTGACGGCGACTTCAAGGACGCGATCAACGAGCAGCCGGGTTCGGCCTCGGTGGTGCAGGGGGTCTCAGAGTCACTCAACGGCATCGGGTACTCGGGCATCGGCTACAAGACCTCCGGCGTCAAAGCCATCGCGCTGGGAGACGACGAGGACAACCTCTACGAGCCCAATGCCGAGAACGCCGTCAGTGGCGACTACCCGCTGTCACGGTTCCTCTACGTCTACGTGAACAAGGACCCGAACGGGGAGCTGCCGCCCATCGAGCGGGAGTTCCTGCGTCTTGTGCTCTCCAAGGAGGGGCAGGAAGTCGTCCGTCGCGACGGTTTCATCCCCATGCCGGCCGAGGCCGCTGAGCGTGAGAAAGAGCGCCTCGGCCTGTAG
- a CDS encoding Yip1 family protein, with product MTRAPALPGRWRTVAYVFFRPRRILEDWQAADPDVPWILARLTVPLLLASVLGAGIAHALIPSGFPPETRPDPIGFGIYSALTQFVGVLALAAAAHYLCDLFQGYSDFRRPLTAVSVALIPAWVGNVVAALPWPVGPHLALLLILYNLGLLYAAFAIIVGVRRGNRLAHYLAALVVALLVTFAFGWQAMTLIPGATPEVRLGTTWLI from the coding sequence ATGACCCGTGCCCCCGCACTCCCTGGCCGCTGGCGAACCGTGGCGTACGTATTCTTTCGGCCACGGCGGATCCTTGAAGACTGGCAGGCTGCCGACCCGGACGTGCCCTGGATCCTCGCCCGGCTGACGGTGCCCCTGCTGCTCGCCAGTGTCCTCGGTGCCGGCATCGCCCACGCCCTGATCCCCAGCGGATTCCCGCCGGAGACCCGCCCCGATCCCATCGGCTTCGGCATCTACAGCGCCTTGACCCAGTTCGTCGGTGTGCTCGCGCTAGCGGCTGCCGCGCACTACCTCTGCGACCTGTTCCAGGGGTATTCCGATTTCCGGCGCCCGTTGACCGCGGTCTCCGTAGCCCTGATCCCCGCCTGGGTGGGCAACGTGGTGGCCGCCCTACCCTGGCCCGTGGGGCCGCACCTGGCCTTGCTGCTGATTCTCTACAACCTGGGGCTGCTCTACGCCGCCTTCGCGATTATCGTCGGGGTGCGCCGCGGGAACCGCCTGGCTCACTACCTGGCGGCACTCGTCGTGGCCCTGCTGGTGACGTTCGCTTTCGGCTGGCAGGCCATGACCCTGATCCCCGGCGCGACGCCGGAGGTCCGCCTCGGGACCACCTGGCTGATCTAA
- the pstA gene encoding phosphate ABC transporter permease PstA — MRDWFRQGTPWIWLNAGAVAVSLVMVFGLIGHIAYNGLQHFWPSDVIAFEYDEPGREPVAVMGEVDAAETLTTAAARERGFQVEDDDALITRYRIKRGNRDVDSRDFVWYADVNMSEWAYPEDAVVIERRQWGDFIGYLRDVRIDGERVEEVSDQGDATWDRFLELYRENQSRLDEIQRIERVEIGAVNAEIEEIRLSLRQIEADPSLSEEERTEQVEALEAERDRWEAEYAELEERRDELLEEVGRYAVGMETAAGEEVVIAMGDVVKPWRPNVMNVWDKARFYVGDFWDFVSGYPREANTEGGILPAIFGTVLMTMVMAVFVTPFGVLAAIYLREYARQGPLTRMIRISVNNLAGVPSIVFGVFGLGFFVYFVGGGVDQFFFSERLPAPTFGKGGVLWASLTLALLTLPVVIVSTEEGLSRIPGSIRQGALALGATKAEMLWRVVVPLATPAMITGLILAVARAAGEVAPLMLVGVVKLAPQLPVDGSFPYVHLERSFMHLGFHIFDVGFQSPNVEAGRPLVYATALILVLVIIVLNLTAMSIRNLLREKYKAQGD, encoded by the coding sequence ATGCGCGACTGGTTTCGACAAGGCACGCCCTGGATCTGGCTCAACGCCGGCGCCGTGGCCGTCTCCCTGGTCATGGTCTTCGGGTTGATCGGCCACATCGCCTACAACGGCCTCCAGCACTTCTGGCCGAGCGACGTGATTGCCTTCGAGTACGACGAGCCCGGCCGCGAACCGGTGGCCGTCATGGGCGAGGTGGACGCGGCGGAGACGCTGACCACAGCCGCCGCCCGGGAGCGCGGCTTCCAGGTCGAGGACGACGATGCCCTCATTACGCGCTATCGCATCAAACGCGGCAACCGGGACGTCGATAGCCGGGATTTCGTCTGGTACGCCGACGTCAACATGTCCGAGTGGGCCTACCCCGAAGATGCGGTGGTCATCGAACGCCGCCAGTGGGGCGACTTCATCGGCTACCTGCGTGATGTGCGGATTGACGGGGAGAGGGTCGAGGAGGTCAGCGACCAAGGGGATGCGACCTGGGATCGGTTCCTGGAGCTCTACCGCGAGAACCAATCACGGCTGGATGAGATCCAGCGCATCGAACGGGTGGAGATCGGTGCGGTCAACGCCGAGATCGAGGAGATCCGGCTTTCGTTGCGCCAGATTGAGGCGGACCCGAGCCTGAGCGAGGAAGAACGCACCGAGCAGGTCGAGGCCCTGGAGGCAGAGCGCGATCGCTGGGAAGCGGAGTACGCGGAGCTGGAGGAGCGCCGCGACGAGTTGCTGGAGGAGGTCGGGCGCTACGCCGTGGGCATGGAGACGGCCGCCGGCGAGGAGGTGGTGATCGCCATGGGCGACGTGGTCAAGCCCTGGCGCCCCAACGTCATGAACGTCTGGGACAAGGCCCGCTTCTACGTCGGCGACTTCTGGGACTTCGTGTCGGGCTATCCACGGGAGGCGAACACCGAGGGCGGGATCCTGCCCGCGATCTTCGGAACCGTGCTCATGACCATGGTCATGGCCGTCTTCGTGACCCCGTTCGGGGTGCTGGCGGCGATCTATCTGCGCGAGTACGCCCGCCAGGGGCCTCTGACGCGCATGATCCGGATCTCCGTGAACAACCTCGCCGGCGTGCCGTCCATCGTCTTCGGCGTCTTCGGGCTGGGTTTCTTCGTCTACTTCGTCGGCGGCGGGGTGGATCAGTTCTTCTTCAGTGAACGCCTGCCGGCGCCGACCTTCGGCAAGGGCGGTGTGCTCTGGGCGTCGCTGACCCTGGCGCTACTGACCCTGCCGGTGGTGATCGTCTCCACGGAAGAGGGCCTCTCGCGCATCCCGGGCTCCATCCGCCAGGGGGCCCTGGCCCTGGGCGCGACCAAGGCCGAGATGCTCTGGCGGGTGGTGGTGCCGCTGGCCACGCCGGCGATGATCACCGGTTTGATCCTCGCGGTGGCCCGGGCGGCCGGCGAGGTGGCGCCGCTGATGCTCGTCGGGGTGGTCAAGCTGGCCCCGCAGCTGCCGGTGGACGGCAGCTTCCCCTACGTCCATCTGGAACGCAGTTTCATGCACCTGGGCTTCCACATCTTCGACGTCGGCTTCCAGAGCCCCAACGTCGAGGCCGGGCGGCCGCTGGTCTACGCCACAGCGCTGATCCTGGTGCTGGTCATTATCGTGCTCAACCTGACGGCCATGTCCATCCGCAATCTCCTCAGGGAGAAGTACAAGGCCCAGGGCGACTGA
- the bcp gene encoding thioredoxin-dependent thiol peroxidase, whose product MPIEEGQPAPDFTLQDADTNRVTLSELRGQPVIVYFYPRDETPGCTKEACAFRDVWTELQSAGAVVLGISPDDAAAHQRFRDRHELPFTLLSDPEKEVMSRYGAWGEKNMYGRKSMGVIRSTVLIDAEGIVRKHWRRVSKAAEHPRKVLEALQRMT is encoded by the coding sequence ATGCCCATCGAAGAAGGCCAACCGGCCCCCGATTTCACCCTGCAGGACGCCGACACCAACCGGGTCACCCTCAGCGAACTGCGCGGTCAGCCAGTGATTGTGTACTTCTACCCGAGAGACGAGACCCCGGGCTGCACCAAGGAAGCCTGCGCCTTCCGTGATGTCTGGACCGAGCTGCAGAGCGCCGGAGCCGTAGTCCTGGGTATCTCGCCCGACGATGCGGCCGCCCATCAACGTTTCCGAGATCGCCACGAGCTCCCGTTTACGCTCCTCAGCGACCCGGAGAAGGAGGTCATGAGCCGCTACGGCGCCTGGGGTGAGAAGAACATGTACGGACGGAAGAGCATGGGCGTCATCCGCTCCACGGTGCTGATCGACGCCGAGGGGATCGTGCGCAAGCACTGGCGTCGGGTCTCCAAGGCAGCGGAGCACCCCCGGAAGGTCCTCGAGGCGCTGCAGCGGATGACCTAG
- a CDS encoding ABC transporter permease subunit: MSDPTTQVTETGRGERPARGLPDAARRRRLRRWRGTKDWISRGSVATFGVGVIGALALMFVYLFSETMPIFGEPEIRPAAVYPAPGGEDFGATLHTAMERYREVGVRFTDGARYAFFNPRSGELIEQGQLNKPSGAQIRSFDTAEARHRLVGYGLDDGTAIFARHDYDVSYPDGERLVTPSITYPEGDGEPLEIFAEDGYPLDAIGVQRGRQGSAVVGASNEHEALRMVLFEEETDFLTGEATVEREVYDLPWPESGIEVTQILLDTTMRNLFVGDAQGRLHYFDVSNLNRPRLVGTVRAIEGDDAEVTQLQFLLGAASLIAGGSDGSVSQYMVTRDEERERRLTRIRTFDGHPDAVSSIAPEHARKGFATGAVDGTVQLHYATSSRTLTQLALEGGSPVSALAMAPRQNAMIAVGEDGRFNYLDVDNPHPEVSFAALWQKVWYEGRDDPAYVWQSSSATDEFEPKFSLVPLTVGTLKAAFYAMLFATPIAILGAIYSAYFMSARMRQTTKPAIEIMEALPTVILGFLAGLWAAPFFERNLPAVFSILIALPFAMVLAGWLWTRVFPEGIRSRVPPGWEAALLIPVVIGVAWLGVALSPYMELAFFGGDMRQWLTDQGIDYDQRNALVVGIAMGFAVIPTIFSISEDAVFNVPRHLSQGALALGATPWQAVATVVLLTASPGIFSAVMIGFGRAVGETMIVVMATGNSPVTNFNLFEGMRTLSANIAVEMKETAQGSSHYRILFLAALVLFVLTFLVNTVAEIVRHRLRKKYSAL; the protein is encoded by the coding sequence ATGAGCGATCCGACGACTCAGGTCACCGAAACGGGCAGGGGCGAACGTCCGGCCCGTGGCCTGCCCGACGCAGCGCGCCGGCGCCGTCTGCGCCGCTGGCGGGGCACCAAGGACTGGATCAGCCGCGGAAGCGTGGCCACCTTCGGCGTGGGGGTGATCGGCGCACTGGCGCTGATGTTCGTCTACCTGTTTTCGGAAACTATGCCCATCTTCGGCGAGCCGGAGATCCGCCCTGCGGCGGTCTATCCGGCCCCCGGCGGGGAAGACTTTGGCGCCACGCTACACACCGCCATGGAGCGCTATCGCGAGGTCGGCGTGCGCTTCACGGACGGGGCCCGTTACGCCTTCTTCAACCCCCGCAGCGGCGAACTGATCGAGCAGGGTCAGCTCAACAAGCCCTCCGGCGCGCAGATTCGCAGCTTCGATACCGCCGAGGCCCGCCACCGATTGGTGGGGTACGGCCTCGATGACGGGACGGCGATCTTCGCCCGTCACGACTACGACGTCAGTTACCCGGACGGGGAGCGCCTGGTGACTCCGTCGATCACCTACCCGGAGGGTGACGGCGAGCCGCTGGAGATCTTCGCCGAGGACGGTTATCCGCTCGACGCCATCGGTGTCCAGCGTGGACGCCAGGGGTCTGCCGTGGTGGGGGCGAGCAACGAGCATGAGGCCCTGCGAATGGTCCTCTTTGAGGAAGAAACCGACTTCCTCACCGGCGAGGCAACCGTCGAGCGCGAGGTCTACGACCTGCCCTGGCCGGAGTCGGGAATCGAGGTCACCCAGATCCTCCTCGACACCACCATGCGCAACCTCTTCGTCGGCGATGCGCAGGGGCGTCTCCACTACTTCGACGTCTCGAATCTGAACCGCCCCCGGCTGGTTGGCACGGTGCGCGCCATCGAAGGGGACGACGCGGAGGTCACGCAGCTTCAGTTCCTGCTCGGGGCCGCGTCGTTGATCGCCGGCGGTTCGGATGGGTCGGTGTCGCAGTACATGGTGACCCGCGACGAGGAGCGTGAGCGGCGGCTGACGCGGATCCGTACCTTTGATGGCCATCCGGACGCGGTCAGTAGCATCGCACCCGAGCACGCGCGCAAGGGCTTCGCGACAGGGGCGGTCGACGGGACCGTGCAGCTGCACTACGCCACTTCGTCACGGACCCTGACCCAGCTGGCGCTGGAAGGCGGGAGTCCGGTGTCGGCCCTGGCCATGGCGCCGCGCCAGAACGCGATGATCGCCGTGGGCGAAGATGGCCGGTTCAACTACCTGGATGTTGACAACCCGCACCCGGAGGTCTCATTCGCCGCCCTGTGGCAGAAGGTCTGGTACGAGGGTCGGGACGACCCGGCCTACGTCTGGCAGTCGTCCTCGGCCACCGACGAGTTCGAGCCCAAGTTCTCGCTGGTCCCGCTGACCGTCGGCACGTTGAAGGCGGCGTTCTACGCCATGCTCTTCGCCACGCCGATCGCCATCCTGGGCGCGATCTACTCGGCGTACTTCATGTCGGCGCGGATGCGGCAGACGACCAAGCCCGCCATCGAGATCATGGAGGCCCTGCCGACGGTGATCCTCGGCTTCCTCGCCGGCCTCTGGGCGGCCCCGTTCTTCGAGCGCAATCTGCCGGCGGTCTTCTCCATCCTGATCGCCTTGCCCTTTGCCATGGTCCTGGCGGGCTGGTTGTGGACCCGCGTCTTCCCCGAGGGGATCCGCAGCCGGGTGCCCCCGGGCTGGGAGGCCGCACTGCTCATCCCCGTGGTGATCGGAGTCGCCTGGCTGGGTGTTGCCCTCAGCCCCTACATGGAGCTGGCCTTCTTCGGTGGCGACATGCGCCAGTGGCTCACCGACCAGGGCATCGACTACGACCAGCGCAATGCCCTGGTGGTAGGCATCGCCATGGGGTTCGCGGTGATCCCGACCATCTTCTCGATCTCCGAGGATGCGGTCTTCAACGTGCCGCGACACCTCTCCCAGGGGGCGCTGGCCCTGGGCGCTACGCCCTGGCAGGCGGTGGCCACGGTGGTCCTGCTCACCGCCAGCCCGGGCATCTTCTCGGCGGTCATGATCGGGTTCGGTCGTGCCGTGGGCGAGACCATGATCGTGGTCATGGCCACCGGGAACTCGCCGGTCACCAATTTCAACCTGTTCGAAGGCATGCGCACACTCTCGGCGAACATCGCCGTGGAGATGAAGGAGACGGCGCAGGGGAGCAGCCACTACCGGATCCTCTTCCTCGCCGCACTGGTGCTCTTCGTCCTCACCTTTTTGGTGAACACCGTGGCCGAGATCGTCCGCCACCGCCTGCGCAAGAAGTACAGCGCACTGTAA
- the arsC gene encoding arsenate reductase (thioredoxin), which yields MSKTRTLLFLCTGNSCRSQMAEGYARQMAGNDWRVLSAGIEAHGQNPRAIAAMQEDGVDISDQQSTVLTEAMLAEADVLVTVCGHADEHCPVVPGSVVKHHWPLPDPARAEGSEEEIASAFREVRDEIKGRVRKLLADADPAS from the coding sequence ATGAGCAAGACGCGCACATTACTGTTCCTGTGCACCGGCAACTCCTGCCGATCCCAGATGGCTGAAGGCTACGCCCGACAGATGGCCGGCAACGACTGGCGGGTGCTCTCCGCAGGCATTGAGGCCCACGGCCAGAACCCCCGCGCCATCGCCGCGATGCAGGAAGACGGGGTCGATATCTCGGATCAGCAATCCACGGTGCTGACCGAAGCCATGCTGGCCGAGGCCGATGTCCTGGTCACCGTCTGTGGCCACGCCGATGAACACTGCCCCGTGGTGCCCGGAAGCGTCGTCAAGCATCACTGGCCGCTCCCGGACCCAGCCCGCGCCGAGGGCAGTGAGGAAGAGATCGCCAGCGCCTTTCGGGAGGTGCGCGATGAGATCAAGGGGCGGGTCCGCAAATTGCTGGCCGACGCAGACCCGGCCTCCTAA